TATGGAGAGAATATGAGCAGCACTGTTGAGGATTAAATCAACCCTTCCATATGCCAGAGAAGCTGTAATAAGACCTATGATCTCCTGGTCTTTTTGGGAATGAAACTTATGGACAAATTCTAATGGATCGGAGGATAGATATTTTATATCAAATTTATGATAAAGACCGTCCAGATATCTCTTGAGTAAAAGCAGGTCCATAGGATTCAAGAAACCTTTCGGCTGTCCAAGATGAGAGTTACTGGTCCTTCATTAATTAAATTCACATCCATCATTGCCTGAAATTTTCCTGCAACCGTCTTTATGCCAGCTTTTTCCCCTTGATTAATAAAATAGTCATATAATTTTTTCGCTAATGAGGGCTCAGCAGCCATTATGAAAGAAGGCCTTCTTCCTTTTCGACAATCACCATAAAGAGTAAATTGGGAAATGACCATCATCTCTCCATTGACATCTTTTAGGGAGAGATTCATCTTGCCTTGAGCATCTTCGAAGATCCTGAGATTTATTATCTTAGAGAGGAGATAATCAGCATCCTCTTCTTTATCATCCTGCCCAATTCCTAAGAGAACGACTACCCCTTTTCCCATCCTGCCCAAAAGGGTTCCCTTTACAGAAACCCCTGCCTCTTTTACTCTCTGGACAACAGCACGCATACTTATTAAGGAAGGTTTACTTTTTTATATTGAGGGAATCCAAGAATTCCTTATTGGTCTTTGTCTTCGTCAGTTTATCCAGCAAAAATTCCATTGCTTCAACCACAGGGAAGG
This sequence is a window from Nitrospinota bacterium. Protein-coding genes within it:
- a CDS encoding DUF2400 family protein translates to MDLLLLKRYLDGLYHKFDIKYLSSDPLEFVHKFHSQKDQEIIGLITASLAYGRVDLILNSAAHILSI
- the dtd gene encoding D-aminoacyl-tRNA deacylase, whose translation is MRAVVQRVKEAGVSVKGTLLGRMGKGVVVLLGIGQDDKEEDADYLLSKIINLRIFEDAQGKMNLSLKDVNGEMMVISQFTLYGDCRKGRRPSFIMAAEPSLAKKLYDYFINQGEKAGIKTVAGKFQAMMDVNLINEGPVTLILDSRKVS